The following coding sequences are from one Dreissena polymorpha isolate Duluth1 chromosome 8, UMN_Dpol_1.0, whole genome shotgun sequence window:
- the LOC127841399 gene encoding uncharacterized protein LOC127841399, with protein sequence MEEKRKRNPNFSLQDSLLLTQIMGETHPDFHDMDMSFHKVDKARFSNRISKATKNALWVAVTENFNARAQFRREQSILEKKWENLQRDHRNLYMDFQREISLTGRGPIGRTLSVLTEAVIDVIGKQSAAVVGAAGAAYDSTLASLML encoded by the exons atggaagaaaaaagaaaacgCAATCCCAACTTTTCGCTGCAAGATTCCTTGCTTCTTACCCAAATAATGGGAGAGACGCATCCCGACTTCCATGATATGGACATGTCTTTCCACAAGGTTGATAAGGCTAGATTCAGCAATC GAATCAGCAAAGCAACAAAGAATGCACTGTGGGTGGCAGTTACTGAAAATTTCAATGCCAGAGCCCAGTTTAGAAGGGAGCAATCcattttggagaaaaaatgggaaaaTCTACAAAGGGACCACAGAAATCTGTACATGGATTTTCAAAGAGAAATTTCATTGACAG GGCGAGGTCCAATTGGCAGAACATTGTCTGTCCTCACAGAGGCAGTAATTGATGTTATTGGAAAGCAGAGTGCGGCAGTTGTTGGGGCAGCAGGAGCAGCATATGACTCAACATTGGCCTCACTTATGCTGTAA
- the LOC127841398 gene encoding putative nuclease HARBI1, which produces MYVNRMGYHSINTQIVFDHNDMIMDVVARWPGSTHDSRILRGSGLWQVFDRNLLPQNDHFLLGDSGYPCKRWPLTPYVRPANNAQEAYNRAHKLTRSKVERGIGQLKRRWGILHGEVRLAPEKTCKVIIACAVLHNICKLHGVPDVDDLPEDPVRNDGIHVGPEDGLRFRDIICEQYFRL; this is translated from the exons ATGTACGTGAACAGAATGGGTTACCATTCCATCAACACACAG atTGTGTTTGATCATAATGACATGATAATGGACGTTGTCGCCAGATGGCCAGGAAGTACCCACGATAGCAGGATCCTTAGAGGAAGTGGGCTGTGGCAAGTTTTCGATAGAAACCTGCTTCCACAGAATGACCACTTTCTTCTGGGCGATAGTGGGTATCCCTGCAAACGCTGGCCGTTGACGCCTTATGTGAGACCAGCTAATAACGCTCAGGAAGCGTATAACAG GGCACACAAGTTGACAAGGAGCAAGGTTGAACGGGGCATAGGACAGCTGAAACGCAGATGGGGAATTCTGCATGGAGAAGTTAGACTTGCTCCAGAAAAAACGTGCaa GGTGATCATTGCATGTGCAGTTTTGCACAACATCTGCAAGCTGCATGGTGTGCCAGATGTTGATGATCTGCCGGAAGATCCTGTGCGCAATGACGGGATTCATGTTGGTCCAGAAGATGGACTTCGCTTTCGTGATATTATATGCGAACAGTATTTTAGATTGTAA